The genomic segment CCGCCTTGGCTTTGAAGTTCATCAGAACGTAGTAGCCCTCGGAAATATAGTCGATCGCATAGGCCAGTTTTCTCATGCCCCATTCGTCGATATTCTCGACTTCGCCGTTATCGTTTTTGACGATATCCGCAAATCTGGCAATGAGCGCCGCTCTCGCTTCTTCTTCCACCGTTGGTTTAATGATGTAGAGTAGTTCGTAGCTGTTCATTTTTTCACCTCCCTTTGGACAATTGGCGCCGGTCTCCCCCGGCGCAAGGATGCTGCTCATACTTATGAGCCTATCTATTATAGCATCTGAAAAACGCATTGGCAAGCACTT from the Christensenellaceae bacterium 44-20 genome contains:
- the rpsF gene encoding 30S ribosomal protein S6, whose protein sequence is MNSYELLYIIKPTVEEEARAALIARFADIVKNDNGEVENIDEWGMRKLAYAIDYISEGYYVLMNFKAKADLPVELERNLKISEDVMRFMVVKKEQE